A genomic segment from Ptychodera flava strain L36383 chromosome 8, AS_Pfla_20210202, whole genome shotgun sequence encodes:
- the LOC139138389 gene encoding tetratricopeptide repeat protein 33-like: MTSFGWKRKIGDSVKKTALTKFQDVTGVVDGDDSDEELYATGEIDWVELSRIKKKSKVMQLEDNEAKSNRLKIEGETLAESERFWEAIKKWDEAIELTPSKAKLYEMKAQALMEVAEVYPAVKTAEKAVQLDPKWWVAHQTLGRALLGLGEIGLAIASFCKALHLNPTEMELWQDDLAWAVDLHKQKKWKEKEKQEAESEKENTGEVKDTVIIKPKGRVKAR; encoded by the exons ATGACGTCTTTTGGATGGAAAAGGAAAATAGGTGACAGTGTGAAAAAGACAGCGCTCACAAAGTTCCAAGACGTCACTGGTGTGGTCGACGGAGATGATTCGGATGAAGAACTGTATGCGACGGGCGAAATAGACTGGGTAGAGTTATCACGGATTAAAAAGAAATCGAAAGTAATGCAGCTAGAGGACAACGAAGCAAAAAGCAACAGATTAAAAATCGAGGGCGAAACACTTGCAGAATCAGAAAG ATTCTGGGAAGCTATCAAGAAATGGGATGAAGCCATTGAACTGACCCCATCAAAGGCTAAATTATATGAAATGAAGGCACAG GCTCTGATGGAGGTAGCTGAGGTCTATCCGGCTGTGAAGACTGCGGAGAAGGCTGTGCAGTTGGATCCTAAGTGGTGGGTAGCCCATCAAACATTGGGAAGGGCACTGCTCGGCCTTGGAGAAATAGGACTG GCTATTGCTAGTTTTTGCAAAGCGTTACATCTGAACCCCACCGAAATGGAACTGTGGCAGGATGACCTGGCCTGGGCCGTGGATCTCCACAAACAGAAGAAATGGAAAGAGAAGGAAAAGCAGGAAGCTGAATCAGAGAAAGAGAACACCGGTGAAGTCAAAGACACTGTCATTATAAAACCAAAAGGTCGAGTCAAAGCAAGGTGA